In the genome of Salinirussus salinus, one region contains:
- a CDS encoding MaoC family dehydratase, with protein MKYYEDIEVGDTEEFGEYHVTKEEIIEFASQYDPQPFHTDEEAAKESAFGELVASGWHTAAICMRLLVDNMMDKRASMGARGVDELRWRQPVRPGDTIHLRTEVVDKRRSESDPGRGYVDNKMEGLNQDGEVVISWVGLGMVAVRDPESAE; from the coding sequence ATGAAATACTACGAGGACATCGAGGTGGGCGACACCGAGGAGTTCGGGGAGTACCACGTCACCAAAGAGGAGATAATCGAGTTCGCGTCGCAGTACGACCCCCAGCCGTTCCACACCGACGAGGAGGCCGCGAAGGAATCGGCGTTCGGCGAACTCGTCGCCTCGGGGTGGCACACCGCCGCCATCTGCATGCGGCTGCTCGTCGACAACATGATGGACAAGCGCGCCAGCATGGGCGCCCGCGGCGTCGACGAACTCCGCTGGCGACAGCCGGTCAGACCCGGCGACACCATCCACCTCCGGACCGAGGTCGTCGACAAGCGCCGCTCGGAGAGCGACCCCGGACGGGGCTACGTCGACAACAAGATGGAGGGACTCAACCAGGACGGCGAGGTCGTCATCTCCTGGGTCGGGCTCGGGATGGTGGCGGTCCGGGACCCCGAATCGGCCGAGTGA
- a CDS encoding carboxymuconolactone decarboxylase family protein, producing the protein MARVPLLDAEDIDEEYRYLFTENDVGEADIFRGMANAPKQLQWYLRYSTRLWEVLPEREREVVILASARALEHEYEWHQHVRLGREAGVTDAEINAISAGHLDDLDDRDAALAAYAHGVTHGDPRDAEYERLVEHYDEGTAVGVAMLASHYVATARTLDAMGITPEEDFVGWTV; encoded by the coding sequence ATGGCACGCGTCCCGCTGCTCGACGCCGAGGACATAGACGAGGAGTACCGCTACCTCTTCACCGAGAACGACGTCGGCGAGGCCGATATCTTCCGCGGGATGGCCAACGCCCCCAAGCAGCTGCAGTGGTATCTCCGCTACTCCACGCGACTCTGGGAGGTCCTCCCCGAGCGCGAACGGGAGGTCGTCATCCTCGCCTCGGCACGGGCGCTCGAACACGAGTACGAGTGGCACCAGCACGTCCGGCTGGGCCGGGAGGCCGGCGTCACCGACGCCGAGATCAACGCCATCAGCGCGGGCCACCTCGACGACCTCGACGACCGGGACGCCGCCCTCGCGGCGTACGCCCACGGCGTTACCCACGGCGACCCCCGCGACGCCGAGTACGAGCGCCTGGTCGAGCACTACGACGAGGGGACAGCGGTGGGTGTGGCGATGCTCGCCAGCCACTACGTTGCGACCGCCCGCACCCTTGACGCGATGGGCATTACGCCCGAGGAGGACTTCGTCGGCTGGACGGTTTGA
- a CDS encoding LLM class F420-dependent oxidoreductase, with product MEIGTVFPQLEIGDDPETVGDYARRIEDAGFEHLLSYDHVLGVDPTWDDWEGPYDNADTFHEPLTTFSYLAGVTDELEFVTGILILPQRQTALVAKQAAQVDRFADGRFRLGVGVGWNPHEYVALGEEFGERGRRIEEQVEVLRALWTEPVVDFEGEYHRIEELGINPRPVQQPIPLWMGGMADPVKRRVGRLADGWLPQFQPGDEGAEDDLADVYAAAEDAGRDPDDVGLHGRIWAVPGEEEEWVERARAWQDLGADYLAVSTMYQDLDSPGDHAALLEEVADAFADAGVL from the coding sequence ATGGAGATCGGCACGGTCTTCCCCCAACTCGAGATCGGCGACGACCCCGAGACGGTCGGCGACTACGCCCGGCGCATCGAGGACGCGGGCTTCGAGCACCTCCTCAGCTACGACCACGTCCTCGGCGTCGACCCCACCTGGGACGACTGGGAGGGGCCCTACGACAACGCGGACACGTTCCACGAGCCGCTGACGACGTTCAGCTACCTCGCGGGCGTGACCGACGAGCTGGAGTTCGTCACCGGCATCCTCATTCTCCCGCAGCGCCAGACCGCACTCGTGGCGAAACAGGCCGCCCAGGTCGACCGCTTCGCCGACGGCCGCTTCCGGCTGGGCGTGGGCGTCGGGTGGAACCCCCACGAGTACGTCGCGCTGGGCGAGGAGTTCGGCGAGCGCGGCCGGCGCATCGAGGAGCAAGTCGAGGTGTTGCGGGCGCTGTGGACCGAGCCGGTCGTCGACTTCGAGGGCGAGTACCACCGGATCGAGGAGCTGGGGATCAACCCCCGCCCGGTCCAGCAGCCCATCCCACTCTGGATGGGTGGTATGGCCGACCCGGTCAAGCGCCGGGTCGGCCGGTTGGCCGACGGCTGGCTGCCGCAGTTCCAGCCCGGCGACGAGGGCGCCGAGGACGACCTCGCGGACGTCTACGCGGCTGCCGAGGACGCCGGCCGGGACCCCGACGACGTGGGACTTCACGGGCGGATCTGGGCCGTCCCCGGCGAGGAAGAGGAGTGGGTGGAGCGCGCCCGGGCCTGGCAGGACCTCGGCGCCGACTATCTCGCCGTCAGCACGATGTACCAGGACCTGGACAGCCCCGGCGACCACGCCGCCCTCCTCGAAGAGGTCGCCGACGCGTTCGCCGACGCCGGCGTGCTCTGA